Below is a window of Solanum stenotomum isolate F172 unplaced genomic scaffold, ASM1918654v1 scaffold32770, whole genome shotgun sequence DNA.
aataaattaaatgagattaattgatatgaaaaaaaatggaagaaagaaCACATTAATGTTAATAAGGagaagagataaaaaaaaatattttatttttaaaaaataatagaaatagaaGGTACAAAAAGAACACATTTATGTTAATAAGGAGaagagataaataaaatatttttatttttaaacaataaatagaaatagaaggtataataataataataaaaaattttaaaaaagaattataataataaaaacttttaaaaaataggtAGAAAAAGGAcataaggaaaagaaatattttaaaaatagaaggtATAGAAAGAACACATTTATGTTAATAAGGAGaagagataaataaaatatttttattttaaaaaaataaatagaaatagaaggtatagtaataataattaaaattaaaaaaaataataataaaaacttaaaaaaacaggtagaaaaaggaaataaggaaaataaatattttaaaaatagatttttacgTTGAGGCAAAATGGTAGCCTTTtgaaatttcttaaatttaggGAGGTGTAAATGCTCATTAAGTAACTAATTAatagcaatatatatatatatatacacacacataatATTATTgtgtataaatagaaaaaaaggccctaaattcttaaaaaaatagataaatatttttctgaTCATTGAGGCAGGCCACATCAACGGGCTGAAGATcttcctttatatatatatatatatatttatatatatatatattgatgttatGTTATGTTGTATTATATCGCGTACACAAAATGGACCTCTTCCTACTCTTTATTGCAACCTTGCTTGGTATgatcatcatcaatattttgttaaaatatttctttcccAACCCTAAAGAAAAAAACACTCTTGTTCCTCCTGGTACTTTTGGTTTGCCTATTATTGGAGAAACCATTCAATTTCTTGTATCACTTTACTATGGATTGGTACATGAGTTTGttcaagaaagaacaaaaaaatacaaCTCTAATATTTTCAAAACCTCAATACTTGGCCAAAAAGTGGTAGTTTTTTCAGGTCCAAATGCTAACAAATTCATATTCACTAGAGGCAATAAACTTCTTATTGGTTGGAGGCCTAATTCTGTCCAAAAACTTTTTCCTTCTACATCATTTGTTCCTATAGAACATGACACCAAAAGAGCACAAAATGTAATGAGCTATTTCTTAAACTCACAAAATGTTGAAACACTTATTAGTACTATGGACTATATGTCACACACACATTTGGAAAATCATTGGAAAGGGAATAATGAAGTAATAGTGTATGATCTAGTGAAGTTATTCACTTTCATACTTTCTATTAGAGTGTTTATGGGCATCGAAAACTCGGATAAAATATTGAATctttatgaaaaattcaatattttttcgcGAGGTCTTTTGGTGTTGGACATAAATTTTCCAGGTACAACATTTTATAAGGCAATGAAAGtaggaaaagaattaaggaaggaaatgaagGCTATTattgaagaaagaagaatagaaTTACTAGAGAATCCAAATTTATCTAAGGTTGATGTGTTAACACAAGTGATTAATGAAAAAGATGGAAATGGCAAGTGCATGAGTGAGGTAGAAATGATTGATAAATTGTTTGGATTTATCATTGGTAGTTACCATACTACTGGTACAGCTATTACTTTGATCATGAAGTATCTTGAAGAGAAGCATGAGTTCTTCAATGACATAGTCCAAGGTATTTCttatcaattatttattatcTAGGATATGACCTATTGAACATTTGATTTATGATAGTTTGGGGTTGTGTGGTTGTTGATTAGAGTTATGCagatattagtaatgcaaggatTAATCATGCATATGGCTTATTCATGTATTATACTaattcatgtattagttattctGTCTTATATTCACTCATaatcactacaacaaaagagACATCTAATGGGAATTTTATACAAAgcaatcaaatatgaaattagaaagaataaaccaaacaTGGTATTAGTTGTGCTAGTTTTAGTACATAAATAACTCATTTCCTACCAAACAACCAAATATAAGATGAAGTTTCATAGAGAGATTacgggtgtgtttggtatgaaggaaaatgttttcttggaaaacaagttgatttttgacttattttctcatgtttggttggtgactagaaaatatttttagtgtttaatttatgaatgaaaaaatgtttttgagaaatattttttatttttactagagtagaaaataatttttgaaattgaaaatattttttaaaaacaaacttaaatttttttNNNNNNNNNNNNNNNNNNNNNNNNNNNNNNNNNNNNNNNNNNNNNNNNNNNNNNNNNNNNNNNNNNNNNNNNNNNNNNNNNNNNNNNNNNNNNNNNNNNNNNNNNNNNNNNNNNNNNNNNNNNNNNNNNNNNNNNNNNNNNNNNNNNNNNNNNNNNNNNNNNNNNNNNNNNNNNNNNNN
It encodes the following:
- the LOC125852191 gene encoding beta-amyrin 28-monooxygenase-like is translated as MDLFLLFIATLLGMIIINILLKYFFPNPKEKNTLVPPGTFGLPIIGETIQFLVSLYYGLVHEFVQERTKKYNSNIFKTSILGQKVVVFSGPNANKFIFTRGNKLLIGWRPNSVQKLFPSTSFVPIEHDTKRAQNVMSYFLNSQNVETLISTMDYMSHTHLENHWKGNNEVIVYDLVKLFTFILSIRVFMGIENSDKILNLYEKFNIFSRGLLVLDINFPGTTFYKAMKVGKELRKEMKAIIEERRIELLENPNLSKVDVLTQVINEKDGNGKCMSEVEMIDKLFGFIIGSYHTTGTAITLIMKYLEEKHEFFNDIVQEQNEISRNMMPREVLCWNDIQKMKKTWNFVNEVLRDTPILQGTFREVIEDITYDGFLIPKGWKIYLSVGATQKNGEYFPNPTKFDPSRFDGNGLVPYTSIPFGGGQKMCPGKEFARIMILVFLHHVLKRFRWEAKVPSEKILCPFFLVPVPTNGYPVTLYNV